In a genomic window of Vallitalea okinawensis:
- a CDS encoding MBL fold metallo-hydrolase — translation MKINDHVYRLDSTKSSNCFLVFDEELVLIDTGHAFVGKRMLKEIQEMNIAPTDIKHILLTHHDIDHIGNVRWLQEITGATVWAHEEDIPYITGTKDRPGFKKYIGKLAAKKYIKDIEPYGSNMKVGNIQIIYTPGHTPGHVCMLYNDVLFAGDLVEHKRNKLTPFPNAWNWDTQKLQQSIDSLKNTEYEWVCMAHGKPCQQRITID, via the coding sequence TTGAAAATTAATGATCATGTTTATAGGCTTGATAGTACAAAAAGCTCAAATTGCTTCCTAGTGTTTGATGAAGAGCTTGTCTTAATCGATACTGGACATGCTTTTGTAGGAAAGAGGATGTTAAAAGAAATTCAGGAGATGAATATTGCTCCAACTGATATTAAACATATTCTCCTTACCCATCATGACATTGATCATATAGGCAATGTGAGATGGCTTCAAGAAATAACAGGAGCCACAGTATGGGCACATGAAGAAGACATTCCATATATCACAGGAACAAAGGACAGACCTGGGTTTAAAAAGTATATCGGGAAATTGGCTGCTAAAAAGTACATAAAAGATATAGAGCCATATGGAAGTAACATGAAGGTAGGAAATATACAAATAATTTATACACCAGGTCATACACCAGGGCATGTCTGTATGCTCTATAATGACGTGTTATTCGCAGGAGATTTAGTTGAACATAAAAGAAACAAATTAACCCCTTTTCCCAACGCATGGAACTGGGATACTCAAAAACTTCAACAATCTATTGATAGTTTAAAAAACACTGAGTACGAATGGGTATGTATGGCTCACGGAAAGCCATGCCAACAAAGGATAACAATCGATTAG
- a CDS encoding aminoglycoside phosphotransferase family protein: MFKNNMIEVHKKIQSIIGNVVEIKPIGNHDLKRHLVFLVETFEKSYVIKFYYVKNRWNREVAALKLLEDTDILVPHLVDYGKLDEVEWILYEYVNGALLDTIQEEIPTSNLKDIYFKAGEQLGLLHSLKYFEHYGILNEDLEFKNSYHTFKSYFQNEVERIFTNLNKFTHEEIDLINKAKKTLMKTLEFLNDNDIQARLCHNDFGARNLIVSKDSGAYKLVCVIDFEHSVIADADRELVLFYYSLKDSNEPLWKAFERGYEGHLAINQDSIHDKKLLYRLYRGLSICSWSQNVDKDHYDEGIKILKETLISYSER; the protein is encoded by the coding sequence ATGTTCAAGAATAACATGATTGAGGTTCATAAAAAAATTCAAAGTATTATTGGTAATGTCGTTGAAATAAAACCAATCGGCAATCATGATTTGAAACGCCATCTAGTATTTTTAGTAGAGACATTTGAAAAGTCATATGTTATTAAGTTTTATTATGTCAAGAATAGATGGAATAGAGAAGTAGCTGCATTGAAATTATTAGAGGATACAGATATTCTTGTACCACATTTAGTTGACTATGGTAAGTTAGATGAGGTTGAATGGATATTATATGAGTATGTTAATGGAGCTTTGCTAGATACGATACAAGAAGAAATTCCCACCAGTAATCTGAAAGATATTTACTTTAAAGCTGGTGAACAATTAGGACTGCTTCATTCATTGAAGTATTTCGAACACTATGGAATATTAAACGAAGACTTAGAGTTTAAAAATAGTTATCATACCTTTAAGAGTTATTTTCAAAATGAAGTTGAAAGAATATTCACCAATCTAAATAAGTTTACACATGAAGAAATTGACTTAATTAATAAAGCTAAGAAAACTCTAATGAAGACTTTAGAGTTCTTGAATGATAACGATATTCAAGCAAGACTTTGCCATAACGATTTTGGAGCTAGGAATCTAATAGTAAGTAAAGATAGTGGTGCATACAAGTTAGTATGTGTGATTGACTTTGAACATAGCGTAATAGCAGATGCAGATCGAGAACTAGTTTTATTTTATTATAGTTTAAAAGACTCCAATGAACCACTATGGAAAGCTTTTGAAAGAGGTTATGAAGGTCATTTAGCAATCAATCAGGATAGCATTCATGATAAGAAACTCTTGTATAGGTTGTATAGAGGGTTATCTATTTGTAGTTGGTCACAGAATGTGGACAAAGATCATTATGATGAAGGAATAAAAATACTGAAAGAAACATTAATAAGCTATTCTGAAAGATAA
- a CDS encoding Nif3-like dinuclear metal center hexameric protein produces MVKLEEIIRFIDSKFKTSTFDNYKEESGITYNAGRSIKKIGYATNLTPEVIRLGRDQKVDLIMTHHDAWKFIYGLKDECKRLLNENGISHYYNHLPLDDCEFGTNSSLALELGLDEVKKTCDEDGYKCGVIGEYKEEKDIEGFIDLVESKLEEKVQFWKFNNKPIKRVFILCGAGHLTSDMKEAVDEKCDLYLTGEKILYTVEYAKLHQMNLVVGSHTFIELFGVKSMANIVNDEFKDVEVVLLKEQHLEANGYE; encoded by the coding sequence ATGGTTAAATTAGAAGAAATCATCAGATTTATAGACTCTAAGTTTAAGACAAGTACTTTTGATAATTATAAGGAAGAGTCAGGAATTACATATAATGCTGGTAGGAGTATTAAAAAAATTGGATATGCAACAAACCTAACACCTGAAGTTATTAGACTTGGAAGGGATCAAAAGGTTGATTTAATTATGACTCATCATGATGCATGGAAATTTATATACGGTTTAAAAGATGAATGTAAAAGATTACTAAATGAAAATGGAATATCTCATTACTATAATCATCTACCGCTAGATGACTGTGAATTTGGTACAAACAGCAGTCTTGCCCTTGAATTAGGCTTAGATGAAGTTAAGAAAACATGTGATGAAGATGGTTATAAGTGTGGCGTTATTGGTGAATATAAAGAAGAAAAAGATATTGAAGGTTTTATTGATTTAGTAGAAAGCAAGTTAGAAGAAAAAGTTCAATTTTGGAAGTTCAATAACAAGCCAATAAAAAGAGTATTCATATTATGTGGGGCTGGACATTTAACCTCTGATATGAAAGAGGCAGTGGATGAGAAGTGTGATCTATATTTAACAGGTGAAAAGATATTATACACTGTGGAATATGCGAAGCTACACCAAATGAATCTAGTAGTGGGAAGCCACACATTTATAGAATTATTTGGAGTTAAGAGTATGGCTAATATAGTAAATGATGAATTCAAAGATGTAGAAGTTGTATTACTTAAAGAACAACATCTGGAGGCAAATGGATACGAGTAA
- a CDS encoding phosphotransferase family protein, whose amino-acid sequence MQIGKLIGQGRTAEIYEVGNDKIIKLFKSGISKQAIEYEYNISKEISDSGFPVVKTYELVEQDNKIGVVYDKVNGRTMMEKMATEPFKIYQHAKNFAELHHSMHKGIEGNISSIKDRLIDCINATDLLDSSCKERLTTYTKKLPDGNNLCHGDFHPDNILNEGEKYYIIDWMTATKGDSLADVARTIIMLKYGVLPDNMSRGQKITINIFRKVLLKQYIKHYMKISGISMQAIEKWQLPVAAARLIEWVPEHEKKKLLEFIQDEIEKL is encoded by the coding sequence ATGCAAATAGGTAAATTAATTGGACAAGGTAGAACTGCTGAAATTTATGAGGTAGGAAATGATAAGATCATAAAGCTATTTAAATCAGGCATCTCAAAACAAGCAATAGAGTATGAGTATAACATTTCAAAAGAAATTAGTGATAGCGGGTTTCCTGTAGTTAAAACATACGAGCTAGTAGAACAGGATAATAAAATAGGTGTGGTTTATGATAAAGTGAATGGTAGAACGATGATGGAAAAAATGGCAACTGAACCATTCAAGATATATCAACATGCAAAGAATTTTGCAGAACTTCATCATAGTATGCATAAGGGAATAGAAGGTAATATTTCAAGTATTAAAGATAGACTGATTGATTGCATTAATGCAACTGATTTACTTGATAGTAGCTGTAAGGAGAGGTTAACAACATATACGAAAAAACTTCCTGATGGAAATAACCTTTGTCATGGCGACTTTCATCCTGATAACATACTTAATGAAGGAGAAAAATACTATATAATTGATTGGATGACAGCTACAAAGGGAGATTCATTAGCTGATGTGGCTAGAACTATAATAATGTTGAAGTATGGTGTTCTTCCAGATAACATGTCAAGAGGACAAAAAATAACTATTAATATATTCAGAAAAGTGCTTCTGAAGCAGTACATAAAACATTATATGAAAATTTCTGGCATTAGTATGCAAGCAATCGAAAAGTGGCAATTACCAGTTGCAGCAGCTAGATTAATAGAATGGGTTCCAGAACATGAAAAGAAGAAGTTATTGGAGTTCATTCAAGATGAAATAGAGAAGCTATAA
- a CDS encoding lactate utilization protein yields MEKNVLWYRDEQVKRTIENLSKHNMDGYYADDEKQLLVLLKELINEDSVVGVGDSMTLFQTGIIEFLRSWNITFLDKYREGITSDEKKEIYIKNFSADTFMSGTNALTEQGELYNIDGNGSRVAPMLYGPKQVIIVVGVNKIVRDIDEAEKRVRNYAAPIDAKRLKKNTPCTKLGYCIDCKSPERICNDFVIIKGQFNKDRIKVIIVGKELGY; encoded by the coding sequence ATGGAAAAGAATGTTTTATGGTATAGAGATGAGCAAGTTAAAAGAACAATAGAGAATTTGAGTAAACATAATATGGATGGGTATTATGCAGATGATGAAAAACAATTGTTAGTCTTATTAAAAGAACTCATCAACGAGGATTCAGTAGTAGGTGTAGGAGACTCGATGACACTTTTTCAAACAGGAATTATAGAATTTCTTCGTTCATGGAACATTACTTTTCTTGATAAGTATAGAGAAGGAATAACAAGTGATGAAAAGAAGGAAATATATATTAAGAACTTTTCTGCTGATACCTTTATGAGTGGTACAAATGCATTAACAGAACAAGGAGAACTATACAATATTGATGGTAATGGAAGTAGAGTTGCGCCGATGCTATATGGGCCTAAACAAGTAATCATCGTTGTCGGAGTAAATAAAATTGTAAGAGATATTGATGAGGCAGAGAAACGGGTAAGAAATTATGCAGCACCAATTGACGCTAAGAGATTAAAAAAGAATACACCTTGCACTAAGTTAGGGTATTGTATTGATTGTAAAAGTCCTGAGCGAATATGCAATGACTTTGTAATAATAAAAGGTCAGTTTAATAAAGATAGAATCAAAGTGATTATTGTTGGTAAAGAGTTAGGATATTGA
- a CDS encoding phosphotransferase, producing MNYDLSFLEEDNQYISRIIDKYYGCDVIFTKKIGEGFYGGVYIVDIGKEPSRVVVKWYKQSGRNIQEEKQLKLLRKHSLIKVPEVYFVHSHSEDIPFEALLMEYVEGVNAASLPTDHINRDKFVEEMVGNLIHLHSISNNNGFGDGVKMFSDWRTCYGERINNLHQILHLDFKDTISPYLMKVVDESWDSFDKIFVEPVEKSSLIHSDYNLWNILVDKNSAKITAIIDPLDAGWGDKEIDLFHLQNADGDRFGLLQYYQRNSELSELFIVKNAFYWFWDDIKHMINMGWYDEESFTSSGKKLLSLKHEYIGG from the coding sequence ATGAATTATGATTTATCGTTTTTAGAGGAAGACAATCAATATATTTCAAGAATTATTGATAAGTATTATGGCTGTGATGTAATATTTACAAAAAAAATAGGTGAGGGCTTTTATGGGGGAGTTTATATTGTAGATATAGGTAAGGAGCCTTCTAGAGTTGTTGTTAAATGGTACAAGCAAAGTGGAAGAAACATCCAGGAAGAAAAACAGTTAAAATTATTGAGAAAGCACTCTCTAATCAAGGTTCCAGAAGTATACTTTGTACATAGTCATAGTGAAGATATTCCCTTTGAAGCATTACTAATGGAGTATGTAGAAGGGGTTAATGCAGCAAGTCTTCCAACAGATCATATTAACAGAGATAAGTTTGTTGAAGAAATGGTGGGAAATCTTATTCATTTGCATAGTATATCAAATAATAATGGTTTTGGAGATGGAGTAAAGATGTTCTCAGATTGGAGAACTTGCTATGGTGAAAGAATCAACAATTTACATCAGATATTACACCTAGATTTTAAGGATACTATATCACCCTACTTAATGAAAGTCGTAGATGAATCATGGGATTCATTCGATAAGATTTTTGTGGAGCCAGTAGAGAAATCTTCTTTGATTCATAGTGATTATAACCTTTGGAATATACTAGTTGATAAGAATAGTGCAAAGATAACAGCGATTATTGACCCACTAGATGCTGGATGGGGTGATAAAGAAATTGATCTCTTCCATCTTCAAAATGCTGATGGAGACCGTTTTGGATTACTTCAGTATTATCAACGTAATAGTGAACTTTCAGAGCTATTTATAGTTAAAAATGCATTCTATTGGTTTTGGGATGATATAAAGCATATGATTAATATGGGATGGTACGATGAGGAGAGTTTCACGTCATCTGGAAAAAAATTATTATCACTAAAACATGAGTACATAGGTGGCTAG
- a CDS encoding GNAT family N-acetyltransferase has protein sequence MLQLKRVQDEDLVLLTNIKKRAFAEEFKKYGFIPEDMISLEWHKEMSHKSIYYSIYNGETIIGGVNIFKGNKNQYYLCSLFIDAEHQNRGLGKQVMTLLEEMHDDSKKWGLETPSMSTQNHHFYEKCGYKHVSDMTPNGAPEGFSLRVYEKLMD, from the coding sequence ATGTTACAATTGAAAAGAGTACAAGATGAAGATTTAGTATTGCTAACAAATATCAAAAAAAGAGCTTTTGCAGAAGAATTTAAGAAATATGGCTTTATACCTGAAGATATGATTAGTTTGGAATGGCATAAAGAAATGTCACATAAGAGTATATATTATTCCATATATAATGGGGAGACGATTATTGGCGGCGTTAATATTTTTAAAGGAAATAAGAACCAATACTATCTTTGTAGTCTATTTATTGATGCTGAACATCAGAACAGAGGGCTTGGAAAACAAGTAATGACTTTATTAGAGGAAATGCATGATGACAGTAAGAAATGGGGATTAGAAACGCCATCAATGAGTACACAAAATCATCACTTTTATGAAAAGTGTGGCTATAAACATGTCAGTGATATGACTCCAAATGGAGCACCAGAAGGTTTTTCATTAAGAGTCTATGAGAAGTTAATGGATTAA
- a CDS encoding DUF1330 domain-containing protein: MSVYFIAQIKINDMVEYNRYLEKCDEVFSKYNGEYLAVDSNPEILEGEWDYSRSIIIKFPNERELENWYKSSEYQQILKHRLKAAICDTIIVHGK, encoded by the coding sequence GTGAGCGTATATTTCATAGCACAGATTAAAATTAATGATATGGTTGAATATAATCGCTATCTAGAAAAATGCGATGAGGTATTTTCAAAGTATAATGGTGAATACCTTGCTGTAGATTCAAACCCTGAAATTTTAGAAGGAGAATGGGATTATAGCAGAAGTATAATTATTAAGTTTCCAAATGAAAGAGAGTTAGAAAATTGGTATAAGTCAAGTGAATATCAGCAAATATTAAAACATCGTTTAAAAGCTGCTATTTGCGACACAATAATTGTGCATGGTAAATAA
- a CDS encoding histidine phosphatase family protein has product MKEIILIQHCQSEHHINNLSGGWTDTPLTDLGRNQADLVGKALKEKIDSKEYTLISSDLLRASQTAEIVGQHLNLKVKTEFDLREINTGIAAWKTKDWVSENAAPMLEGSFDIDHRAFEEGETSRELYIRIVKCMERIYHKNEKNLVIVTHGCALSYIIGWWLKFTPEMFKEAIFTASPASISILRSSRYNQNALCLLNDRSHLMGLNHNG; this is encoded by the coding sequence ATGAAAGAAATAATACTCATTCAGCATTGCCAATCAGAACATCATATTAATAATTTGTCAGGGGGGTGGACAGATACACCTCTGACTGATTTAGGTAGAAATCAAGCTGATTTAGTCGGTAAGGCTTTAAAAGAAAAAATAGACTCTAAAGAATATACATTAATTTCTTCCGATCTATTGAGAGCTAGTCAAACAGCAGAAATAGTTGGACAACATTTAAACTTAAAAGTTAAAACAGAGTTCGACTTAAGAGAAATTAATACAGGTATCGCAGCTTGGAAAACCAAAGATTGGGTAAGTGAAAATGCTGCACCTATGTTAGAGGGTAGTTTTGATATAGATCACAGAGCTTTTGAAGAGGGAGAAACTTCAAGAGAATTATACATAAGAATTGTTAAATGCATGGAAAGAATATATCATAAGAACGAAAAGAATTTAGTTATAGTTACACATGGATGTGCATTATCTTACATCATAGGTTGGTGGCTAAAGTTTACTCCAGAAATGTTTAAGGAAGCTATATTTACTGCTTCTCCAGCAAGCATATCCATATTAAGAAGTAGCAGATATAATCAAAATGCTTTATGTCTACTAAATGATAGGTCACATTTAATGGGATTGAACCACAATGGTTAG
- a CDS encoding DUF5131 family protein, whose translation MATWNPWRGCHKYSEGCKYCYIHKGDRRKNIDTNLITRTDKFNAPIAKNKSGEYKIKAGQTLFLCFSSDFLIEEADPWRQECWEMIKERSDLHFVFLTKRIERFMKCIPQDWKNGYDNVTVGCTIENQDRADYRLSLFSTLPIKHKNIICQPLIEKVDIGKYLDEVELVVVGGESDRNARTLNYDWVLDIREQCIHKNVHFEFRQCGSHFIKDGREYHLAVKDLCKQARKANINC comes from the coding sequence ATGGCTACGTGGAATCCGTGGCGGGGCTGCCACAAATATAGCGAGGGCTGTAAATACTGTTATATCCACAAAGGGGATCGTAGAAAAAATATTGATACAAATCTTATTACTCGAACTGACAAATTTAATGCTCCCATTGCTAAAAACAAATCTGGAGAATATAAAATTAAAGCGGGGCAGACGTTGTTTCTGTGTTTTTCTAGTGACTTTCTCATTGAAGAAGCCGATCCTTGGCGTCAAGAATGCTGGGAAATGATCAAGGAGCGTTCTGATTTGCATTTTGTTTTTCTTACTAAAAGAATTGAACGGTTTATGAAATGCATCCCACAGGACTGGAAAAATGGATATGACAATGTAACTGTAGGTTGTACAATTGAAAATCAAGATAGAGCAGATTACCGACTTTCATTGTTTTCTACGTTGCCGATCAAACATAAAAATATTATCTGCCAACCATTAATTGAAAAAGTAGATATAGGAAAGTATTTGGATGAAGTAGAATTAGTTGTAGTAGGTGGCGAGTCAGATAGAAATGCACGTACGCTGAACTATGACTGGGTGCTTGACATTAGAGAGCAATGTATCCATAAAAATGTACACTTTGAGTTTAGGCAATGTGGCTCACATTTTATTAAGGATGGAAGAGAATATCATTTAGCTGTTAAAGATTTGTGTAAACAAGCAAGGAAAGCAAATATAAATTGCTAA
- a CDS encoding phosphotransferase enzyme family protein yields MENLAYNLNFNELSNKLSLGSIIDEPKQISGGLLHLMFQLKTDRGCYAVKALNPQIMQRETAMGNYIFSEKVVNKVADSGINALPAISVNGNSIHKVDGQYYLVFSWVDGKALKVESVDRDKCRMIGELLARIHQLDFSSISSNHENKMNLNTTNWNMLFEKARKLDLIWANEFKENPDTLYKLENQANAAILNSFNEVVICHRDLDPKNVLWDDAGKPMIIDWEAAGYMNPSLELLEVALYWSGDEKHDKELFCAVIDAYIENGGTMNSNKEDTIYSVFKGKLQWLEYNMKRSLRIECSSEEEQKLGTKEVVSTMQSINAYSRLIPDLLYWLR; encoded by the coding sequence ATGGAGAACTTAGCATATAATTTGAATTTTAATGAGTTAAGTAACAAACTTTCATTAGGAAGTATAATAGATGAACCTAAACAGATTTCAGGCGGTTTATTGCACTTAATGTTTCAGTTGAAAACGGATAGAGGATGTTATGCAGTAAAAGCTTTAAACCCACAAATCATGCAAAGAGAAACTGCAATGGGTAACTATATTTTCTCTGAAAAAGTAGTAAATAAAGTTGCAGATAGTGGTATTAACGCGCTTCCGGCAATAAGTGTCAATGGGAATAGCATTCATAAAGTTGATGGTCAATACTACTTAGTTTTTTCATGGGTTGATGGAAAAGCGCTGAAAGTTGAGAGTGTAGATAGAGATAAGTGCAGAATGATTGGTGAATTACTAGCAAGAATTCACCAATTGGACTTCTCATCAATCTCAAGTAATCATGAAAATAAGATGAATCTTAATACTACAAATTGGAATATGTTATTCGAAAAGGCAAGAAAACTCGATTTGATTTGGGCTAATGAATTTAAAGAAAACCCAGATACACTGTATAAACTTGAGAATCAAGCAAATGCAGCTATACTAAATAGTTTCAATGAGGTAGTCATCTGTCATAGAGATTTAGACCCTAAAAATGTTTTATGGGATGATGCTGGTAAGCCTATGATTATTGATTGGGAAGCAGCGGGTTATATGAATCCTTCGCTGGAACTCTTAGAAGTCGCTTTATATTGGTCAGGTGATGAAAAGCATGATAAAGAATTATTTTGTGCAGTTATTGATGCATATATTGAAAATGGTGGAACCATGAACAGTAACAAAGAAGATACTATATATAGTGTGTTTAAAGGAAAACTCCAATGGCTTGAATACAATATGAAACGTTCACTAAGAATAGAGTGCAGCAGTGAAGAGGAGCAAAAATTAGGTACAAAAGAAGTTGTTAGTACCATGCAATCAATTAATGCTTATTCAAGATTAATTCCTGACTTATTATATTGGTTAAGATAG
- a CDS encoding GNAT family N-acetyltransferase, with translation MLIRFALEKDKEDWIKLAEDVADVFRAPDMANDPEFHAYMDSKLSKNEAIIATDRMTNACFGIIGFSRTHNRITWFGVFEKYRSNGIGEKLLKCAINQLDWGKDITVETYPDDYPPGIPAKKVYRKFGFIDIDKTLTDKLNNPIWKMAIPTTYKKKGASFHYNFNRYSKWAEKNSCPVCQGQEAPYPPILIKELANSWVECYEEAQGRLFGKCHVLSKKHSEHFYDLPRDDMANFMADVQKVAKALHQVTGAIKINYEIHGNSMPHLHAHLFPRYLNDDFPSAPIDYRITEPSPYESVEEFNWFVEKMRGLL, from the coding sequence ATGTTAATTAGGTTTGCATTAGAAAAAGACAAAGAGGATTGGATAAAACTAGCTGAAGATGTTGCAGATGTTTTTCGGGCACCAGATATGGCTAATGACCCTGAATTTCATGCATATATGGATAGTAAGTTAAGCAAAAATGAAGCTATAATTGCAACAGACAGAATGACAAATGCATGTTTTGGTATTATCGGATTTTCAAGAACACATAATAGAATTACATGGTTTGGAGTATTTGAAAAATACCGCAGTAATGGAATAGGTGAAAAATTACTTAAATGCGCTATTAATCAGCTAGATTGGGGCAAAGACATAACTGTTGAAACATACCCAGATGACTATCCACCAGGAATTCCGGCTAAAAAAGTTTATAGAAAATTTGGCTTCATTGATATTGATAAAACACTAACAGATAAACTTAATAATCCAATTTGGAAAATGGCTATACCTACTACATATAAGAAGAAGGGTGCTAGTTTTCACTATAATTTTAATAGATATTCTAAATGGGCTGAAAAGAATAGCTGCCCTGTTTGTCAAGGTCAAGAAGCGCCGTACCCACCCATATTAATAAAAGAACTAGCCAACTCGTGGGTGGAGTGTTATGAAGAAGCTCAGGGGAGACTCTTTGGTAAATGTCATGTGCTTAGTAAGAAGCATTCAGAGCATTTTTATGATTTACCAAGAGATGATATGGCAAATTTTATGGCAGATGTTCAGAAGGTGGCTAAAGCTTTACATCAAGTAACTGGGGCTATAAAAATCAATTATGAAATCCACGGGAATTCAATGCCTCATCTTCATGCTCATCTATTTCCAAGGTATTTAAATGACGATTTTCCTAGCGCTCCCATCGATTATCGCATAACAGAGCCATCACCCTATGAATCAGTAGAGGAATTTAACTGGTTTGTAGAAAAAATGAGAGGACTATTATAA
- a CDS encoding VOC family protein codes for MCNTKVNRSMFILYVKDQEKSKVFYEAVLEYEPLLHVPGMTEFKLSDSSHLGLMPDEGIRRILGEGVPNPSDGSGIPRCELYLFVDNPDESYNRLIMAGGKGISKTELRTWGDYVSYGIDLDGHIIAFAKSNG; via the coding sequence ATGTGTAACACTAAGGTTAATAGGTCAATGTTTATTCTTTATGTCAAAGATCAGGAAAAGAGTAAAGTGTTTTATGAAGCTGTATTAGAATACGAGCCATTATTACATGTTCCTGGGATGACAGAGTTCAAACTATCTGACAGTTCACATTTAGGTCTTATGCCAGATGAAGGAATTAGAAGAATACTGGGTGAAGGTGTACCTAATCCTAGCGATGGAAGTGGTATCCCAAGATGTGAATTATATCTCTTTGTTGATAATCCAGATGAAAGCTATAATAGATTGATTATGGCTGGTGGAAAGGGAATCAGTAAAACAGAATTAAGAACATGGGGTGATTATGTATCTTATGGAATCGATCTTGATGGACATATTATTGCATTTGCTAAAAGTAATGGATAA
- a CDS encoding GNAT family N-acetyltransferase — translation MFELVQKEYKRITPLIKDIQYSEVLIHSVIEGNSPGKIFVDNTDNPRSAYIESDFSFLIGCEDNKDFNESICKYIMEYRINDSQGDELILFLGSSNWKVVEQFLLNSGCIKIQRKTFGFNKSKYREAVLSEMSRSKKIELRKINQKIIDSHKKFKTIEQYPSNFGFCIFCDDVVVSECISVAVGCGQAEISISTREHYRGKGYATIAIIAFIDYCLENNLLPSWSCWPFREESIHLANKLGFEEEHGVPAIYWSRDI, via the coding sequence ATGTTTGAATTAGTACAAAAGGAATATAAAAGAATTACTCCACTTATTAAAGATATACAGTATAGTGAAGTCTTAATTCATTCGGTAATTGAAGGGAATTCACCAGGGAAAATCTTTGTTGATAATACAGACAATCCGAGATCAGCTTACATAGAGAGTGACTTTTCTTTTTTAATTGGTTGTGAAGATAACAAAGATTTCAATGAGAGTATATGTAAATATATAATGGAGTATAGGATAAACGATTCACAAGGTGATGAATTGATTCTTTTTTTAGGTTCATCAAATTGGAAGGTTGTAGAACAGTTTCTCCTAAATAGCGGTTGTATAAAAATCCAACGTAAAACATTTGGCTTTAATAAAAGCAAATATAGGGAAGCTGTATTAAGTGAGATGAGTAGATCAAAAAAAATTGAATTAAGAAAGATTAATCAAAAGATTATTGATAGTCATAAAAAGTTTAAAACCATTGAGCAGTATCCATCCAATTTTGGCTTCTGTATTTTCTGCGATGATGTTGTTGTAAGTGAATGCATATCCGTAGCTGTAGGATGTGGACAGGCAGAAATAAGTATCAGTACGAGAGAACACTATAGAGGGAAGGGATACGCAACAATAGCTATTATTGCATTCATCGATTATTGCCTAGAAAATAATCTACTACCTAGTTGGTCATGTTGGCCCTTTAGAGAAGAGTCCATACACCTTGCAAATAAGCTTGGATTTGAAGAAGAACATGGGGTACCGGCTATATATTGGTCAAGAGATATATAG
- a CDS encoding DUF2164 domain-containing protein yields MDRPHPENKLLVKEFLGMIRSSDTVLSGGCLDKKVLNLQQEERIKLLREIQTFFEQERDDEIGTMEAGKVLDFFLDNLATSIYNKSLDDARFWTSKRLEDIDFDYDILFK; encoded by the coding sequence ATGGATAGACCACATCCTGAAAATAAACTTTTAGTTAAAGAATTTTTGGGAATGATTAGATCAAGTGATACAGTTCTTAGTGGAGGTTGTCTTGATAAAAAGGTGCTTAACCTACAACAAGAAGAGCGTATTAAGTTATTAAGAGAGATACAAACATTTTTTGAACAAGAGCGAGATGATGAAATTGGAACAATGGAGGCAGGTAAGGTCTTAGATTTCTTCCTCGATAATCTAGCAACATCAATCTATAATAAATCATTAGATGATGCCAGGTTTTGGACTTCTAAAAGGTTAGAAGATATTGACTTTGATTATGATATACTATTTAAGTAG